From Vibrio aerogenes, a single genomic window includes:
- a CDS encoding DoxX family protein: MKELIDRVEMGFDNPDLGKLILRVSFSLMFLLHGIHKIFAGTAFIQGLFIKAGLPGFLAYGVYLGEVVAPLLIILGLYTRVASVFIMGTCLVVIGLLHTGDLFSLNKFGAWAVEDIGTYLFAAIAIFFLGSGKYAVRPNTGS; encoded by the coding sequence ATGAAAGAGCTGATTGACAGAGTTGAAATGGGATTTGATAACCCCGATCTGGGTAAACTCATACTACGGGTTAGTTTTAGTCTGATGTTTTTACTCCATGGTATACACAAAATTTTTGCTGGCACCGCATTTATTCAGGGATTATTTATTAAAGCAGGTCTGCCCGGTTTTCTGGCGTATGGAGTTTATCTGGGTGAGGTCGTTGCTCCTTTGTTGATTATTTTGGGGTTATACACACGTGTCGCTTCCGTTTTCATCATGGGCACTTGCCTGGTGGTTATCGGATTACTTCATACGGGTGATCTGTTTTCACTGAATAAGTTTGGCGCATGGGCTGTAGAGGATATTGGTACTTATCTTTTTGCTGCGATTGCTATCTTTTTTCTGGGATCTGGAAAATATGCCGTGCGGCCGAATACCGGTAGTTAA
- a CDS encoding oxidoreductase — protein sequence MRSKHYPNLFEPIKIGQVEIKNRYMLAPMGPGGFCNADGSFNERGVEFYVERARGGAGLIMPGVTKVENDIEPCELPMMPCPTLNPVNFIKTARLMTERVHSYDSKIFLQLSAGFGRVGIPGLVKNAIGPSEIPHRWMPDVTCRALTIEEIRTYIRKFADAAEICQKAGFDGVEIHAVHEGYLLDQFAIEFFNRRTDAYGGTLEKRLRFATDIVKAIKVRCGQDFPVTLRYSLKSFIKDWLKGGLPGEKFDEKGRDIKEGIEAAKLLEAAGYDALNGDVGSYDSWYWSHPPMYQDKGLYLPYNEILKQAVDIPVITAGRMDDPELASRAIAEGKTDMIGLGRPLLADAEIPNKVRAGRADTIRPCLSCQEGCMGRLAKYTMISCAVNPAAGREQDYALTPALRKKNVMIVGGGVAGMEAARVAAIRGHHVDLYEAGDKLGGVVLAGGVPDFKEDDLALLAWYEAELQACQVNVHLNTCVSKDTFSDLNPDAVIIATGSEAKKFDIPGADRVYTATDILLGHQDAGEKTLIIGGGLVGCETALWLRNQGKTVSIVEQEDALLSLAGPLCHANSEMLLELLDYKNVQVFTRSRVTEQSGEGVVIHHQSTDSQTTVPVDSIILAVGYDSKRRLYEEVQHSIPELYLIGDSRQVQNIMYAIWDAYEVARSL from the coding sequence ATGAGAAGCAAGCACTATCCGAACCTTTTTGAGCCCATAAAAATAGGTCAAGTTGAGATAAAAAATCGCTACATGCTGGCTCCGATGGGCCCCGGTGGCTTTTGTAATGCTGATGGCAGCTTTAATGAGAGGGGGGTTGAATTCTATGTTGAACGCGCCCGGGGCGGTGCCGGTTTGATCATGCCCGGAGTCACGAAAGTTGAAAATGACATTGAGCCATGTGAACTTCCGATGATGCCATGTCCGACCTTAAATCCGGTAAACTTTATTAAAACAGCCAGATTGATGACAGAAAGGGTTCATAGCTATGATTCCAAAATATTCTTGCAACTTTCTGCAGGGTTTGGGCGGGTGGGCATTCCCGGATTAGTCAAAAATGCCATTGGCCCTTCTGAAATTCCGCATCGCTGGATGCCAGATGTGACATGTCGGGCGTTAACCATCGAGGAAATCAGAACTTATATCCGTAAGTTTGCTGATGCAGCTGAAATTTGTCAGAAAGCCGGATTTGATGGGGTGGAAATTCATGCTGTTCATGAAGGTTACCTGTTGGATCAATTTGCGATTGAATTCTTCAACCGCAGAACGGATGCTTACGGTGGGACTTTAGAGAAACGGTTGCGGTTCGCGACTGATATTGTTAAAGCAATTAAAGTGCGCTGTGGTCAGGATTTTCCGGTGACACTTCGCTACAGCCTCAAAAGCTTTATTAAAGACTGGTTGAAAGGGGGGCTGCCCGGAGAAAAATTTGATGAAAAAGGCCGAGATATCAAGGAAGGTATTGAAGCGGCTAAATTACTTGAAGCGGCTGGATATGATGCACTGAATGGCGATGTTGGATCTTATGATTCCTGGTACTGGAGCCATCCACCGATGTATCAGGATAAAGGGCTTTATCTGCCTTACAACGAAATTTTGAAACAAGCCGTAGACATACCGGTGATCACTGCCGGGAGAATGGATGACCCTGAATTAGCTTCCAGAGCTATTGCTGAAGGAAAAACAGACATGATTGGGTTAGGCAGGCCTCTGCTGGCTGATGCTGAAATACCGAATAAAGTAAGGGCTGGCCGGGCAGACACCATTCGTCCCTGTCTTTCCTGTCAGGAAGGGTGCATGGGGCGTCTGGCTAAATATACGATGATTTCCTGTGCCGTGAATCCAGCGGCGGGAAGAGAGCAGGATTATGCGCTGACTCCGGCGCTGAGGAAAAAGAATGTCATGATTGTCGGTGGGGGCGTTGCCGGTATGGAAGCTGCCAGAGTTGCAGCAATAAGAGGACATCATGTTGACTTGTATGAAGCGGGTGACAAGTTAGGTGGTGTTGTGCTTGCCGGAGGTGTCCCTGATTTTAAAGAAGATGACCTGGCGTTACTGGCCTGGTATGAAGCTGAATTGCAAGCTTGCCAGGTGAATGTTCATCTGAATACATGTGTTTCCAAAGACACATTCAGCGACCTCAATCCGGATGCCGTGATTATTGCCACCGGCTCTGAAGCGAAAAAGTTTGATATTCCCGGTGCTGATCGTGTTTATACCGCAACGGATATATTGTTGGGACATCAGGATGCTGGTGAGAAAACGCTGATTATTGGTGGTGGATTAGTTGGGTGTGAAACGGCTTTATGGCTAAGGAATCAGGGGAAAACGGTATCGATTGTTGAGCAGGAAGATGCGTTGCTCTCACTGGCTGGTCCACTTTGCCATGCTAATAGTGAGATGTTACTTGAATTGCTTGATTATAAAAATGTTCAGGTTTTCACCCGATCAAGAGTCACAGAACAATCTGGTGAGGGCGTTGTGATTCATCATCAGAGCACCGATTCGCAAACAACTGTTCCTGTTGACTCTATCATTCTGGCGGTTGGTTATGATTCAAAACGACGCCTCTATGAAGAAGTTCAGCATAGCATCCCTGAACTTTATTTAATTGGAGATTCAAGGCAAGTTCAGAATATTATGTATGCTATTTGGGATGCATATGAGGTCGCCCGGAGTCTATAG
- a CDS encoding TetR/AcrR family transcriptional regulator has translation MQKQELTKRQQQAQKTRQHIYDIGLMLMQKNGYHATTVSQISKAANVSVGAFYHHFRSKEDILSQIYENADEYFLQEVKARIQAYKVPEQVVEFFQYYADYNVRVGIDTMKVLYHADNIWFLKKNRGMQQVLQSLLAEGQARNEVISGQTAEEISDFLFMSARGVVFNWCMLDGRNDLVRDMKAYMQRLVTLFLP, from the coding sequence TTGCAAAAGCAAGAATTAACTAAACGGCAGCAACAGGCGCAAAAAACACGACAGCATATCTACGATATTGGATTAATGCTGATGCAAAAAAATGGCTATCATGCCACAACTGTCAGTCAAATCAGTAAAGCAGCCAATGTTTCCGTCGGCGCCTTTTATCATCACTTCCGGTCGAAAGAAGATATTCTTTCACAAATCTACGAAAATGCTGATGAGTACTTCTTGCAAGAGGTGAAAGCACGCATTCAAGCATATAAAGTGCCGGAACAGGTTGTTGAATTTTTTCAGTATTATGCCGATTATAATGTCCGGGTCGGTATTGATACGATGAAGGTTCTTTATCACGCAGATAACATTTGGTTTTTAAAGAAAAACCGGGGAATGCAACAGGTGCTTCAGTCACTTTTGGCTGAAGGACAAGCCCGAAACGAAGTCATCTCCGGGCAGACGGCTGAAGAGATATCTGATTTTTTGTTTATGAGTGCGCGGGGAGTTGTTTTCAACTGGTGTATGTTAGATGGCCGGAATGATCTGGTTCGTGATATGAAAGCATACATGCAACGTTTAGTGACACTTTTTTTACCTTAA
- a CDS encoding cellulose binding domain-containing protein, whose protein sequence is MKKKLKRLVGCVGLASLPFITGPAYALTSGAGEATLSLQSSWGSGYCANVSITNNGDANITSWTVELDLKSAAVNNLWNGTLDGSTVTPSGNGTISPNSSASFGFCASVTDGVVTPEIVSLSVEGGGDTGDDNGGSTGDDNGGSTGDDNGGSTGDDNGGNTGGDNGGSTTDTEYDPIETGCSGYATRFWDCCKPHCGWKENVPTGLNALQSCSVSNSPLTDFSTQSACSGGSAYTCFSMIPFKVNDNLSYGYAATSSGDVCGRCYQLQFTGESHNSSGDPGSAALKGKTMIVQAINIGYDVSGGQFDILVPGGGVGAFNACSAQWGISSSELGSQYGGLLAACKQEIGWNASLDEYKSCLVKRCNSVFGSRNLTEMQQGCLWYANWFEAADNPALKYKEVACPSELSSNSGMDRGSLDDISNACGN, encoded by the coding sequence ATGAAAAAAAAGTTAAAACGTCTTGTTGGTTGTGTCGGCTTAGCCTCACTTCCATTTATTACCGGTCCGGCCTACGCGCTGACCTCCGGCGCTGGTGAGGCAACGCTGTCTTTACAGAGCAGCTGGGGAAGTGGCTATTGTGCCAATGTCAGTATTACCAATAACGGTGACGCGAATATTACAAGCTGGACTGTTGAGCTGGATCTGAAAAGTGCAGCAGTCAATAATCTTTGGAATGGTACGCTCGATGGCTCAACCGTAACGCCATCTGGTAATGGTACGATTTCTCCCAATTCAAGTGCATCATTTGGCTTTTGTGCGAGTGTGACCGATGGTGTCGTCACTCCTGAAATTGTTTCACTTTCAGTCGAAGGTGGCGGTGATACCGGCGATGATAATGGCGGAAGCACTGGTGATGACAATGGTGGAAGCACCGGAGATGATAACGGAGGAAGTACCGGCGATGACAATGGCGGAAATACCGGCGGTGACAATGGAGGAAGCACAACAGATACGGAGTATGATCCAATAGAAACCGGTTGTAGTGGCTATGCGACCCGCTTCTGGGATTGCTGTAAACCACACTGTGGCTGGAAAGAAAATGTGCCAACCGGGTTGAATGCATTGCAGAGTTGTTCTGTTTCGAACTCACCATTAACAGATTTCAGCACGCAAAGTGCTTGTAGTGGTGGCAGTGCATATACATGTTTTTCTATGATTCCGTTTAAAGTGAACGACAATTTATCGTACGGATATGCAGCAACATCAAGTGGTGATGTCTGTGGCCGTTGCTACCAGCTCCAGTTTACCGGAGAGTCTCATAACTCTTCTGGTGATCCGGGCTCAGCTGCTTTGAAAGGTAAAACAATGATCGTTCAGGCCATTAACATCGGTTACGATGTGAGCGGTGGTCAGTTTGATATTCTTGTTCCGGGTGGTGGTGTCGGTGCGTTTAATGCCTGTTCTGCCCAATGGGGAATTTCTTCAAGCGAGCTGGGCTCGCAATATGGTGGTTTACTGGCTGCCTGTAAACAGGAAATTGGCTGGAATGCATCTCTTGACGAGTATAAGAGCTGTCTGGTTAAACGCTGTAACAGTGTTTTCGGATCGCGGAATCTGACAGAAATGCAACAGGGTTGCCTGTGGTATGCCAACTGGTTTGAGGCTGCTGATAATCCGGCATTGAAATATAAAGAGGTTGCATGTCCTTCTGAGCTTAGCTCGAATTCCGGAATGGATCGGGGTTCGCTTGATGATATCAGCAACGCATGCGGTAATTAA
- a CDS encoding M6 family metalloprotease domain-containing protein — protein MKNKITLGLFSLTLVGQLAYSAVPYHGKNYQFTQPNGDVITLTLTGNDYFAEQRTKSGRLVVYDNQLKGMAYAQVSQDGSQLISTGKLAVQSDNQLPMISTMSQQGLTAAAKGKLALKKRQAMLKVKGDTPLGNTLISTASSSTVTGSLKGLTVIIDFPDKSGSITKSQVEHFLNDLDYHEFGNFQSIRGYFRSVSGGKLDYTNVVTTYYTAKHKKSYYADSSLESSVRSQELIHEALDWLENQQGFDFSTLSTDSQGLIKGLNFFYAGDSDSSWARGLWPHMGGLSPRFCADGVCSNLYQISDMGSRLSIGTFAHESGHLIAGWPDLYDYDGSSLGSVASFGIMGYGSASQTSQLHPVPPVAPLRALAGWDSVTELNPAINANAPQGRLSATSGSNTDYKWSNPANPKEAFYIEAIHRSGQNTEQPDQGLAVWHVDPAGDNSNEWHPYIQMEHADALRDPENNRNYGDNKDLYHEYGEFTASLPNALTSKGTNSLWWNGNESGLNITDVSAPAETISFTVTPGDVTTPTTPTTPSDTVVYTGSLTEKGEKIEPDGNWFQYDGGTIKLALEGPSNTDFDLKIMKWDNQSSWVQVAASEASGSSESITYQAEQGYYYFSVKSYSGSGQYQLSVTK, from the coding sequence ATGAAAAATAAAATTACACTCGGCTTATTTAGTTTAACTTTAGTAGGTCAACTTGCTTATTCAGCAGTACCATATCACGGAAAAAATTATCAGTTCACACAACCAAATGGTGATGTCATCACATTGACATTAACTGGTAATGATTATTTTGCAGAGCAAAGAACAAAATCAGGACGTCTGGTTGTTTACGATAATCAACTAAAAGGGATGGCTTACGCACAAGTCTCGCAAGATGGTAGCCAGCTCATTTCAACCGGAAAGCTGGCTGTTCAGTCAGATAATCAATTACCGATGATCTCTACGATGAGTCAGCAAGGTCTGACAGCCGCTGCAAAAGGTAAGCTGGCTTTGAAAAAACGTCAGGCAATGCTGAAAGTCAAGGGTGATACGCCCTTGGGGAATACGCTGATAAGCACGGCATCATCATCCACTGTGACGGGTTCTCTGAAAGGGTTAACAGTGATCATCGATTTCCCGGACAAATCAGGTTCAATTACCAAATCTCAGGTTGAACATTTTCTGAATGACCTGGATTATCATGAGTTTGGAAACTTTCAGTCTATCCGGGGCTATTTCCGCTCGGTTTCCGGCGGGAAACTTGATTATACCAATGTTGTTACAACCTACTATACGGCAAAACATAAAAAATCTTACTATGCAGATTCAAGTCTTGAATCGTCCGTTCGTTCGCAAGAACTGATTCATGAAGCGCTGGACTGGCTTGAAAATCAGCAGGGATTTGATTTTTCAACCTTGTCTACTGACAGTCAGGGGTTGATTAAGGGGCTGAACTTTTTCTATGCAGGGGATTCAGACAGTTCATGGGCCAGAGGGTTGTGGCCGCACATGGGGGGTTTAAGCCCGCGTTTTTGTGCGGATGGTGTCTGTTCTAACCTCTACCAGATCTCTGATATGGGAAGCCGGTTGTCAATTGGTACTTTTGCACATGAATCAGGACACCTGATTGCAGGATGGCCTGATTTATATGACTATGACGGAAGCTCTCTGGGCTCAGTCGCTTCTTTCGGCATTATGGGATATGGCTCGGCCAGTCAAACCAGTCAGCTGCACCCGGTTCCGCCAGTCGCTCCTTTACGGGCACTTGCGGGATGGGATTCGGTGACTGAGCTGAATCCGGCGATTAATGCCAATGCGCCACAAGGGCGTTTGTCAGCGACATCCGGCTCAAACACTGATTATAAGTGGAGTAATCCGGCGAACCCGAAAGAAGCATTTTATATTGAAGCCATCCATCGGTCAGGTCAAAACACAGAACAACCGGATCAAGGGTTGGCCGTATGGCATGTTGATCCAGCGGGTGATAACTCGAATGAATGGCATCCATATATCCAAATGGAACATGCCGATGCGCTTCGTGACCCTGAAAATAATCGTAATTATGGGGATAATAAAGACTTATACCATGAATACGGCGAGTTTACGGCTTCACTACCGAATGCGTTGACATCTAAAGGCACGAACTCTTTGTGGTGGAATGGGAATGAGTCAGGACTGAATATCACAGATGTTTCTGCGCCGGCAGAGACGATTTCTTTCACTGTGACTCCGGGCGATGTGACAACACCAACCACACCAACGACGCCATCAGACACTGTTGTCTACACGGGGTCATTAACAGAAAAAGGGGAAAAAATTGAACCCGATGGCAACTGGTTTCAATATGATGGCGGAACAATCAAGCTTGCACTTGAAGGTCCTTCAAATACGGATTTTGACCTGAAAATCATGAAATGGGATAACCAAAGCTCATGGGTTCAGGTTGCAGCTTCAGAAGCATCAGGTTCCAGTGAGTCGATCACCTATCAGGCCGAACAAGGTTACTATTATTTTTCTGTGAAATCTTATTCGGGTTCCGGTCAGTATCAATTGTCCGTGACTAAATAA
- the feoB gene encoding Fe(2+) transporter permease subunit FeoB has translation MNYKILTVGNPNSGKTTLFNGLTGAKQQVGNWAGVTVEKKTGKFSHAGNDFLLTDLPGIYALDSGNDSHSIDESIASKSVLSHPADLIINVVDATCLERSLYMTLQLRELGRPMVVVLNKTDALKRERLTIDAAELEKVLGCPVFALSAHNKSQVKQFKESMHKALVQGIPHRELKLDYGDEFESIISSVEPLFEEEDVSARALAIRALGDDSLVINRLSEESQREVTTKRQQCSLDIYLHVADTRYTFLHDQCQRIRKSQGKLGHGFTEVADRFVLNKWIGIPFFFFVMYLMFMFSINIGSAFIDFFDISVGALLVDGGHALLDNHLPVWLTTIIVDGIGGGIQTVATFIPVIACLYLFLAVLESSGYMSRAAFVLDKVMQKIGLPGKAFVPLVLGFGCNVPSIMATRTLDQERERRLSAAMVPFMSCGARLPVYALLAAAFFPHSGQNIVFLLYLIGILVAVFTGIVLRHTIYPGSSDSLLMEMPDYEIPTLQNVLIKTWQKLKRFVLGAGKTIVLVVAMLSFLNSVGTDGSFGNEDSELSVLSRVSQWVTPVFEPIGVEQQNWEATVGIITGIFAKEAVVGTLNSLYSSGGDEGGEFDLAASLKEAVMTIPDNLSALSYSDPLGIEVGDLSDSSSVAEDQGVDASIFGNLKQNFNGAAAAFSYLVFILLYTPCVAALGAYVREFGTKYTKFIALWTFGLAYCLATLINQVANFGGHPLKSSVWIVMIVAGGYMLYRWLKHKGNVLEHLEVQLV, from the coding sequence ATGAATTATAAAATTTTAACTGTAGGAAACCCAAACAGCGGAAAGACAACATTATTTAATGGTTTGACCGGTGCGAAACAGCAGGTTGGTAACTGGGCTGGTGTGACTGTAGAGAAAAAAACCGGTAAGTTTTCTCATGCCGGAAATGATTTTTTACTGACAGACTTGCCTGGTATTTATGCATTAGACAGTGGCAATGATAGCCACAGTATCGATGAATCTATTGCATCTAAATCTGTGTTATCTCATCCTGCTGATTTAATTATCAATGTTGTTGATGCAACTTGCCTTGAACGAAGCTTATATATGACCTTACAGCTTCGTGAGCTTGGTCGTCCGATGGTTGTCGTTTTAAATAAGACGGACGCACTAAAAAGAGAAAGATTAACGATTGATGCAGCAGAGTTAGAGAAAGTATTAGGTTGTCCTGTTTTTGCGTTATCTGCCCATAATAAATCTCAGGTAAAACAGTTTAAAGAAAGTATGCATAAAGCTTTGGTTCAGGGGATACCACATCGTGAACTGAAGCTGGATTATGGTGATGAGTTTGAATCAATTATTTCCTCAGTTGAACCTTTGTTTGAGGAAGAGGACGTTTCTGCAAGAGCTTTAGCGATCAGAGCGCTGGGTGATGATAGCCTGGTGATTAATCGCCTTTCTGAAGAAAGCCAACGTGAAGTCACGACTAAACGTCAGCAGTGCTCTTTAGATATTTATTTGCATGTTGCAGATACCCGTTACACTTTCTTACATGACCAATGCCAAAGAATCCGTAAGAGTCAGGGGAAACTCGGGCATGGGTTTACTGAAGTTGCCGATCGGTTCGTGCTCAATAAGTGGATTGGTATTCCATTTTTCTTTTTTGTCATGTATTTGATGTTTATGTTTTCCATTAACATTGGTAGTGCATTTATCGACTTTTTTGATATATCTGTTGGTGCATTGCTTGTGGATGGGGGACACGCGTTGCTGGATAATCACCTGCCGGTATGGCTGACAACGATTATTGTTGATGGTATTGGTGGTGGTATTCAGACAGTTGCGACATTTATCCCTGTGATTGCCTGCCTGTATTTATTTCTCGCCGTGCTGGAAAGTTCCGGTTATATGTCACGTGCTGCGTTTGTGCTGGACAAAGTGATGCAGAAAATTGGTTTGCCGGGTAAAGCGTTTGTTCCGTTAGTCTTGGGCTTTGGTTGTAACGTGCCATCGATTATGGCGACACGGACGCTGGATCAGGAAAGGGAAAGACGTCTTTCAGCAGCCATGGTGCCATTTATGTCATGTGGTGCCCGTTTACCTGTTTATGCTCTGCTTGCTGCTGCTTTCTTCCCTCATTCAGGACAAAATATTGTTTTTCTTCTTTATCTCATTGGTATTTTAGTCGCTGTGTTTACCGGTATTGTATTACGTCATACGATTTACCCCGGTAGCAGTGACAGTTTGCTGATGGAAATGCCTGATTATGAAATACCAACCTTACAAAATGTTTTGATTAAAACATGGCAAAAACTGAAAAGGTTTGTATTGGGCGCAGGGAAAACAATTGTATTAGTTGTGGCTATGCTGAGCTTTTTGAACTCTGTCGGTACCGATGGAAGCTTTGGTAATGAAGATAGTGAGTTGTCCGTCCTGTCCAGAGTTTCTCAATGGGTGACGCCTGTCTTTGAGCCAATTGGCGTTGAACAGCAAAACTGGGAAGCCACCGTTGGTATTATTACCGGTATTTTTGCCAAAGAAGCGGTTGTCGGTACATTGAACAGCTTATATTCCTCCGGCGGTGATGAGGGGGGCGAGTTTGATTTAGCTGCCAGCCTGAAAGAAGCAGTCATGACAATCCCCGATAATCTGAGTGCTCTGAGTTACTCCGATCCTTTGGGAATTGAAGTCGGTGATTTATCTGATAGCTCGAGTGTTGCTGAAGATCAGGGAGTAGATGCATCAATTTTTGGTAATCTGAAACAAAATTTCAATGGTGCAGCCGCTGCTTTTTCCTATCTTGTTTTTATCCTGCTCTATACGCCTTGTGTTGCTGCATTAGGGGCTTATGTTCGTGAATTTGGCACCAAATATACGAAGTTTATTGCCCTTTGGACATTTGGTCTGGCCTATTGCCTGGCAACATTAATCAATCAGGTTGCGAATTTTGGCGGGCATCCGCTGAAAAGCAGCGTCTGGATTGTCATGATTGTTGCTGGTGGATATATGCTTTATCGCTGGCTGAAACATAAAGGGAACGTATTAGAACATCTTGAGGTACAGCTGGTATGA
- a CDS encoding FeoA family protein → MKLTQLKAGQCAQVKSFHHLSESVRKRLMVMGILPETSIRLVRRAPLGDPLQVEVRGVLLAVRETIASAIEVGDVK, encoded by the coding sequence ATGAAACTAACTCAACTTAAAGCAGGGCAATGTGCACAGGTGAAATCTTTTCACCACCTTTCTGAGTCGGTCAGAAAACGTTTAATGGTTATGGGAATATTACCCGAGACATCCATCCGCTTAGTCAGACGTGCTCCTTTAGGAGATCCGTTACAGGTTGAAGTCCGTGGTGTATTACTTGCAGTAAGAGAAACGATCGCCTCTGCTATTGAAGTCGGAGATGTGAAATGA
- the znuA gene encoding zinc ABC transporter substrate-binding protein ZnuA, whose translation MKYFRSILLFIASVLISYPSLAMNVLTSVKPIQLICYELMAGVSEPDVLLAANTSPHDYALRPSDVKRIRKADLIIWFGEGLEPFLTKSLSRHPNVLTISQLPDIHFRHFEHGHEDDGHHHHGNIDPHFWLGIDVVRDVATAISKRLVAADPKHAERYQTNLSDFIRKLDKTDTEIKHSLASVHEQPYYVFHDAYGYFEKRYGLNNIGHFTVNPDRKPGAKTLVQIRRVLSQQQGVCIFSEPQFLPAVIHSVTRGTHAKQGTLDPLATNIEVSPGGYFHFIEHITKQFTDCLGK comes from the coding sequence ATGAAGTATTTTCGTTCTATACTACTTTTTATTGCTTCGGTTCTGATTTCTTATCCATCACTTGCTATGAACGTTTTGACCAGCGTAAAGCCGATTCAGCTTATCTGCTATGAGTTGATGGCTGGAGTGAGTGAACCGGATGTTTTGCTGGCAGCAAATACGTCGCCGCATGATTATGCACTACGTCCTTCAGATGTAAAGCGAATCAGAAAGGCAGATTTAATTATATGGTTTGGTGAAGGTTTGGAGCCATTTCTGACCAAGTCACTCAGTCGTCATCCAAATGTACTCACCATTAGTCAATTGCCTGATATTCATTTCAGACATTTCGAGCATGGGCATGAGGATGACGGACATCACCATCATGGCAACATTGATCCGCATTTTTGGTTAGGCATTGATGTCGTCCGGGATGTGGCAACAGCAATTTCAAAGCGTCTGGTTGCTGCAGACCCAAAACATGCTGAACGCTACCAGACCAATTTATCTGATTTTATCCGCAAGCTGGATAAAACGGATACAGAAATTAAGCATTCTCTGGCATCTGTCCATGAGCAACCTTACTATGTTTTTCATGATGCATACGGCTATTTCGAAAAACGTTATGGTTTAAATAATATTGGACACTTCACTGTCAATCCTGACAGAAAACCCGGGGCAAAAACTTTGGTTCAAATCCGCAGGGTGTTGAGTCAGCAACAAGGCGTCTGTATTTTTTCTGAGCCGCAGTTCTTGCCGGCAGTCATTCATTCTGTAACACGTGGAACACATGCAAAGCAGGGCACATTAGATCCTCTGGCCACGAATATTGAAGTGAGTCCCGGTGGCTATTTCCATTTTATTGAGCATATTACGAAACAATTTACAGATTGCTTAGGGAAGTAA
- the znuC gene encoding zinc ABC transporter ATP-binding protein ZnuC — translation MSSLIKLENICVEFNRRYVLDHVSLTVDKGTITTLIGPNGAGKSTLVKVLLGLQPIHSGKMVRPDRLRTGYVPQKLRLNEALPLTVIRFLKLAGRFSKQEQMSALKLVGAEHLINHNMHQLSGGESQRVLLARALLQRPDLLVLDEPTQGVDVQGQIDLYNLIHSLRQRFECAVFMVSHDLHLVMAKTDHVICLQHHICCHGAPAEITRHPKYIALFGQPTNETFAFYNHHHKHYHDLSGYPVSRDDSQCSEHTHGHHHHD, via the coding sequence ATGTCATCTCTCATAAAACTAGAAAACATCTGCGTTGAGTTCAACCGGAGATATGTTCTGGACCATGTCAGCCTCACTGTTGATAAAGGAACAATTACAACATTAATCGGCCCGAATGGTGCCGGAAAATCGACCTTAGTCAAGGTGTTACTTGGGTTACAGCCCATTCATTCCGGCAAAATGGTCAGGCCAGACCGTCTGCGAACCGGCTATGTTCCTCAGAAACTGCGACTGAATGAAGCACTTCCGCTGACTGTAATCAGATTCCTGAAGCTGGCGGGTCGCTTTAGCAAGCAAGAGCAAATGAGCGCTTTAAAGTTAGTCGGGGCAGAGCATTTAATCAATCATAATATGCATCAGCTATCGGGCGGAGAAAGTCAGAGAGTTTTACTTGCAAGAGCTTTACTACAACGCCCGGATCTGTTGGTTCTGGACGAACCAACTCAAGGCGTTGATGTTCAGGGACAAATCGATCTCTATAATTTAATTCATTCACTGAGACAACGATTTGAATGTGCCGTTTTCATGGTCTCTCATGATCTGCATTTGGTCATGGCTAAAACCGATCATGTCATTTGTCTGCAACACCATATTTGTTGCCATGGCGCTCCGGCTGAAATTACCCGCCACCCCAAATATATCGCCCTATTTGGTCAGCCGACAAATGAAACATTTGCCTTCTACAACCATCACCACAAACACTATCATGATTTGTCCGGGTATCCTGTATCCCGGGACGATTCACAGTGCTCCGAGCACACTCACGGACACCATCACCATGATTGA